One segment of Pan paniscus chromosome 20, NHGRI_mPanPan1-v2.0_pri, whole genome shotgun sequence DNA contains the following:
- the SNAPC2 gene encoding snRNA-activating protein complex subunit 2: MKPPPRRRAAPARYLGEVTGPATWSAREKRQLVRLLQARQGQPEPDAAELARELRGRSEAEIRVFLQQLKGRVAREAIQKVHPGGLQGPRRREAQPPAPIEVWTDLAEKITGPLEEALAVAFSQVLTIAATEPVTLLHSKPPKPTQARGKPLLLSAPGGQEDPAPEIPSSAPAAPSSAPKTPDPAPEKPSESSAGPSTEEDFAVDFEKIYKYLSSVSRSGRSPELSAAESAVVLDLLMSLPEELPLLPCTALVEHMTETYLRLAAPQPIPAGGSLGPAAEGDGAGSKAPEETPPATEKAEHSELKSPWQAAGICPLNPFLVPLELLGRAATPAR, encoded by the exons ATGAAGCCACCTCCCAGGCGGCGAGCGGCCCCGGCGCGCTATCTGGGCGAGGTGACCGGTCCCGCGACCTGGAGCGCTCGCGAGAAGCGGCAGCTAGTGCGACTCCTGCAGGCGCGGCAGGGCCAGCCGGAGCCGGACGCCGCCGAGCTGGCCCGGGAGCTGCGGGGCCGGAgcgaggctgag ATCCGGGTCTTCCTCCAGCAGCTCAAGGGCCGCGTAGCCCGGGAGGCCATTCAGAAAGTGCATCCGGGTGGCCTTCAGGGACCAAGGCGCCGGGAGgcacagcccccagcccccatcgAG GTCTGGACGGATCTGGCTGAGAAGATAACAGGGCCACTGGAAGAAGCCCTGGCAGTGGCCTTCTCGCAG GTGCTCACCATCGCGGCCACGGAACCGGTCACCCTCCTGCACTCCAAGCCCCCCAAGCCCACGCAGGCCCGTGGAAAGCCTTTGCTCCTGAGCGCCCCTGGAGGACAGGAAGACCCCGCCCCTGAAATACCTAGCTCTGCCCCTGCTGCACCTAGCTCCGCACCCAAGACTCCTGACCCTGCCCCTGAGAAACCTTCTGAGTCGTCGGCTGGTCCCTCCACTGAAGAAGACTTTGCTGTGGACTTTGAGAAGATCTACAAGTACTTGTCCTCTGTGTCCCGAAGTGGCCGCAGCCCCGAGCTCTCAGCAGCTG AGTCCGCTGTGGTCCTCGACCTGCTCATGTCACTTCCAGAGGAGCTGCCACTCCTGCCCTGCACAGCCCTGGTTGAGCATATGACGGAGACATACCTACGCCTGGCAGCCCCCCAGCCCATTCCCGCTGGAGGGAGCCTGGGGCCTGCGGCAGAAGGGGATGGGGCTGGCTCCAAGGCACCAGAGGAGACCCCCCCAGCCACCGAGAAGGCCGAGCACAGCGAACTGAAATCGCCTTGGCAAGCAGCTGGGATCTGTCCCCTGAACCCGTTCCTGGTGCCCCTGGAGCTTCTGGGTCGGGCAGCTACCCCTGCCAGGTGA
- the CTXN1 gene encoding cortexin-1, with amino-acid sequence MSATWTLSPEPLPPSTGPPVGAGLDAEQRTVFAFVLCLLVVLVLLMVRCVRILLDPYSRMPASSWTDHKEALERGQFDYALV; translated from the coding sequence ATGAGCGCGACGTGGACGCTGTCGCCGGAGCCCCTGCCGCCGTCGACGGGGCCCCCGGTGGGCGCGGGCCTGGACGCGGAGCAGCGCACGGTGTTCGCCTTCGTGCTCTGCCTGCTCGTGGTGCTGGTGCTGTTGATGGTGCGCTGCGTGCGCATCCTGCTCGACCCCTACAGCCGCATGCCCGCCTCGTCCTGGACCGACCACAAGGAGGCGCTCGAGCGCGGGCAGTTCGACTACGCGTTGGTGTGA
- the TIMM44 gene encoding mitochondrial import inner membrane translocase subunit TIM44 produces MAAAALRSGWCRCPRRCLGSGIQFLSSHNLPHGSTYQMRRPGGELPLSKSYSSGNRKGFLSGLLDNVKQELAKNKEMKESIKKFRDEARRLEESDVLQEARRKYKTIESETVRTSEVLRKKLGELTGTVKESLHEVSKSDLGRKIKEGVEEAAKTAKQSAESVSKGGEKLGRTAAFRALSQGVESVKKEIDDSVLGQTGPYRRPQRLRKRTEFAGDTFKEEKVFEPNEEALGVVLHKDSKWYQQWKDFKENNMVFNRFFEMKMKYDESDNAFIRASRALTDKVTDLLGGLFSKTEMSEVLTEILRVDPAFDKDRFLKQCENDIIPNVLEAMISGELDILKDWCYEATYSQLAHPIQQAKALGLQFHSRILDIDNVDLAMGKMMEQGPVLIITFQAQLVMVVRNPKGEVVEGDPDKVLRMLYVWALCRDQDELNPYVAWRLLDISASSTEQIL; encoded by the exons ATGGCGGCGGCGGCCCTGCGGAGTGGCTGGTGCCGCTGTCCACGG AGATGCCTCGGCAGTGGAATCCAATTTCTTTCCAGCCACAACCTACCGCATGGGTCGACCTATCAGATGCGCCGGCCGGGCGGAGAGCTGCCACTG TCCAAATCATATTCTTCTGGAAACAGAAAAGGCTTTTTGTCCGGCTTGCTAGATAATGTCAAACAAGAATTagccaaaaacaaagaaatgaaagaaagtataaaaaaattcCGTGATGAGGCCAGAAGGCTAGAAGAATCAGATGTGCTCCAGGAGGCCAGAAGGAAATAC AAAACCATCGAGTCAGAAACCGTGCGGACGAGCGAGGTGCTACGGAAGAAGCTTGGGGAGCTGACGGGCACCGTGAAGGAG AGCCTTCACGAAGTCAGTAAAAGTGATCTCGGCCGGAAAATCAAGGAGGGCGTGGAGGAAGCAGCCAAGACGGCCAAGCAGTCGGCCGAGTCGGTATCCAAAGGCGGGGAGAAGCTGGGCAGGACAGCGGCCTTCAGAGCCCTCTCCCAG GGGGTGGAGTCCGTGAAGAAGGAAATTGACGACAGCGTCCTGGGACAGACCGGGCCCTACCGGAGGCCCCAGCGACTCCGGAAGAGAACGGAGTTTGCGGGAGATACGTTCAAGGAGGAGAAAGTGTTTGAGCCAAACGA GGAGGCCCTGGGGGTCGTGCTGCACAAGGACTCCAAGTGGTACCAGCAGTGGAAGGACTTCAAGGAGAACAACATGGTGTTTAACC GGTTCTTCGAGATGAAGATGAAGTATGACGAAAGCGACAACGCGTTCATCCGGGCATCCCGGGCCCTTACGGACAAGGTCACTGACTTGCTGG GGGGCCTGTTCTCCAAGACAGAGATGTCAGAGGTGCTCACGGAGATCCTCCGGGTGGACCCGGCCTTTGACAAGGACCGGTTTCTGAAACAGTGCGAGAACGACATCATCCCCAATGTCCTGGAG gCCATGATTTCTGGAGAGCTTGACATTCTCAAAGACTGGTGCTATGAAGCT ACTTACAGCCAGCTGGCCCACCCCATCCAGCAGGCCAAGGCACTGGGTCTCCAGTTCCATTCTCGCATCCTAGATATTGACAACGTCGAC CTGGCCATGGGCAAGATGATGGAGCAGGGGCCGGTGCTGATCATCACCTTCCAGGCACAGCTGGTGATGGTGGTCAGGAACCCCAAAGGCGAGGTGGTGGAGGGCGACCCG GACAAGGTGCTGCGGATGCTGTACGTGTGGGCGCTCTGCCGAGACCAGGACGAGCTCAACCCCTACGTGGCCTGGCGGCTCCTGGACATCTCGGCCTCCAGCACCGAGCAGATTCTCTGA